A genome region from Populus alba chromosome 5, ASM523922v2, whole genome shotgun sequence includes the following:
- the LOC118029277 gene encoding vacuolar iron transporter homolog 2, whose product MASNQTSLNDAKFALPVSDVEQQSALEIETEDFDYSKRAQWLRAAVLGANDGLVSTASLMMGVGAVKQDLKAMILTGFAGLVAGACSMAIGEFVSVHSQLDIELAQMKRDRQRKDTEEKEEGENESLPNPLLAAAASALAFSVGALVPLLAASFIREYKVRLGVVVAAVTLALMIFGWLGAVLGKAPAVRSSLRVLVGGWLAMAITFGLTKLIGSSGL is encoded by the coding sequence ATGGCTAGCAACCAAACATCCCTCAATGATGCCAAATTTGCTCTCCCCGTTAGTGATGTTGAGCAACAATCAGCTTTAGAGATTGAAACCGAAGACTTTGACTACTCCAAACGAGCACAATGGCTACGAGCTGCAGTGCTCGGAGCCAATGATGGTTTGGTCTCCACCGCATCATTGATGATGGGGGTGGGGGCCGTGAAACAAGACCTTAAGGCCATGATACTGACTGGGTTTGCCGGTTTGGTGGCTGGGGCTTGTAGCATGGCAATAGGTGAGTTTGTGTCTGTCCACTCACAACTAGATATTGAGTTGGCCCAAATGAAAAGAGACAGACAAAGAAAAGACacggaagaaaaagaagagggagAGAATGAGAGTTTGCCAAACCCATTGCTGGCAGCTGCAGCTTCAGCTCTTGCCTTTTCAGTTGGTGCATTGGTGCCATTGCTAGCTGCCTCCTTCATAAGGGAGTACAAGGTGAGGCTAGGAGTTGTGGTCGCCGCAGTAACCTTGGCTTTGATGATCTTCGGGTGGTTAGGGGCTGTGCTGGGCAAAGCACCGGCTGTTAGGTCATCACTTAGGGTTTTGGTAGGAGGATGGCTGGCTATGGCCATCACCTTTGGTCTAACCAAGCTGATTGGATCAAGTGGACTGTGA
- the LOC118029279 gene encoding cytochrome b-c1 complex subunit 6-1, mitochondrial isoform X2, producing MADEELVDQKKYLEDSCKPKCVKPLLEYEACVKRVEGDDTSQKHCTGQYFDYWFCIDKCVAPKLLSKLK from the exons AT gGCGGACGAAGAACTCGTTGATCAAAAGAAGTATCTTGAGGACTCTTGCAAGCCTAAGTGTGTGAAGCCTCTACTTGAATATGAG GCATGTGTTAAAAGAGTTGAAGGAGATGACACCAGCCAGAAACATTGCACAGGGCAGTACTTTGACTACTGGTTCTGTATTGATAAATGc GTTGCACCAAAGCTACTCTCTAAACTGAAGTGA
- the LOC118029279 gene encoding cytochrome b-c1 complex subunit 6-1, mitochondrial isoform X1: protein MLLPVLPESIMSFIYSHGSLCCISKFSHVLPFACACSHLFILRADEELVDQKKYLEDSCKPKCVKPLLEYEACVKRVEGDDTSQKHCTGQYFDYWFCIDKCVAPKLLSKLK from the exons ATGCTTTTACCTGTGCTGCCAGAGTCAATAATGAGCTTTATCTACTCGCATGGCTCTTTGTGTTGCATTTCAAAGTTTTCTCATGTCTTACCCTTTGCATGCGCTTgttctcatttatttatattgaggGCGGACGAAGAACTCGTTGATCAAAAGAAGTATCTTGAGGACTCTTGCAAGCCTAAGTGTGTGAAGCCTCTACTTGAATATGAG GCATGTGTTAAAAGAGTTGAAGGAGATGACACCAGCCAGAAACATTGCACAGGGCAGTACTTTGACTACTGGTTCTGTATTGATAAATGc GTTGCACCAAAGCTACTCTCTAAACTGAAGTGA
- the LOC118029280 gene encoding cytochrome b-c1 complex subunit 6-1, mitochondrial: MADEEPVDPKKYLEEACKPKCVRPLLEYQACVKRIQGDESGHKHCTGQYFDYWSCVDKCVAPKLFSKLK; this comes from the exons AT GGCGGACGAGGAACCAGTAGATCCAAAGAAGTATCTTGAGGAAGCTTGCAAGCCTAAGTGTGTGAGGCCATTGCTTGAATATCAG GCATGTGTTAAGAGAATTCAAGGCGATGAGAGTGGCCACAAACATTGTACGGGGCAGTACTTTGATTACTGGTCCTGTGTTGATAAATGT GTTGCACCAAAGCTGTTTTCGAAACTGAAGTAG
- the LOC118029278 gene encoding protein WHAT'S THIS FACTOR 1 homolog, chloroplastic, translating into MPGKGSGLINAMFVNNLNRCRHKHNSPSSSPSSIFYFLHRNFSLWSMKKDPDLESALSRNRRWIVNNQIKNIILRYPNQDAPVKFLQKKFKTLDLQGKALNWLKKYPCCFDVYLQNDEYHCKLSKRMLFLVEEDESVKEMQEPVFVERLSKLLMLSVNHRLNVVKLNELKRNLGFPDDYLIRILPKYPDTFRFVNHSGRRSSMEIELLSWNPDLAISAVEVSARKQGSSKPCFSCSLPSTWVKSWERFNEFNATPYISPYVDSRGLLEGSKEMEKRIVGLVHELLSLTLWKKMSIVKLGHFKREFNLPEKLNILLLKHPGIFYVSNKYQIYTVLLREGYNGSELIDKDPLVVVKDKFGELMQEGLHEYNRRRYEVNLEKQRKKGIVSVRKEKRKEGSTEMSEQDDSGDKLGALFDPEERKRFYKVLFDDDAP; encoded by the coding sequence ATGCCAGGGAAGGGAAGTGGTTTAATCAACGCCATGTTTGTCAACAACCTAAACCGCTGCAGACACAAACACAACTctccatcatcatcaccatcatcaatcttttattttctccacCGAAACTTCTCACTCTGGTCCATGAAAAAAGACCCGGATCTGGAGTCTGCTCTCTCGCGAAACCGTAGATGGAtagtaaataatcaaataaaaaacattatccttAGATACCCCAACCAGGATGCACCGGTCAAGTTTCTTCAAAAAAAGTTCAAGACTTTAGACCTTCAAGGTAAAGCTCTGAACTGGCTTAAAAAATACCCTTGTTGTTTCGATGTTTATCTACAAAACGATGAGTATCATTGTAAATTATCAAAGAGAATGTTGTTCTTAGTGGAGGAGGATGAGTCTGTTAAAGAAATGCAAGAACCTGTCTTTGTTGAGAGATTAAGTAAGTTGTTGATGTTGAGTGTGAATCATAGGCTTAATGTTGTTAAACTTAACGAGTTAAAGAGAAATCTTGGATTCCCTGATGAttatttgattaggattttGCCTAAATACCCTGATACGTTTAGGTTTGTTAATCATAGTGGGAGAAGGAGTTCAATGGAGATTGAACTTTTATCTTGGAACCCAGATTTGGCAATTTCTGCTGTTGAAGTTTCGGCTAGAAAACAGGGTTCTTCTAAGCCTTGTTTTAGTTGTTCTTTGCCATCAACTTGGGTTAAATCATGGGAAAGGTTTAATGAATTCAATGCTACTCCCTATATTTCTCCTTATGTGGATTCAAGAGGTTTATTGGAAGGTTCAAAGGAGATGGAGAAAAGAATAGTGGGTTTAGTGCACGAGTTGCTGTCATTGACATTATGGAAGAAGATGTCAATTGTGAAACTGGGTCATTTTAAACGAGAGTTTAATTTACCTGAGAAACTAAATATTCTGCTTCTCAAGCATCCAGGCATATTTTATGTGTCGAATAAGTATCAGATTTATACTGTTCTTCTTAGAGAAGGGTATAATGGCTCAGAATTGATTGATAAGGATCCGCTTGTTGTTGTGAAGGATAAATTTGGAGAGTTGATGCAGGAAGGGCTCCATGAATATAACCGGAGGCGCTATGAAGTGAATCTAGAAAAGCAGAGGAAGAAAGGCATTGTTTCtgtaagaaaagagaaaaggaaggaaggaagcacAGAAATGTCTGAACAAGATGATAGTGGTGATAAGCTGGGTGCTTTGTTCGACCCTGAAGAAAGGAAACGGTTTTATAAAGTTCTTTTTGATGATGATGCCCCATGA